A region from the Prionailurus viverrinus isolate Anna chromosome E2, UM_Priviv_1.0, whole genome shotgun sequence genome encodes:
- the LOC125153513 gene encoding zinc finger protein 233-like: MSSFTQETICIGVTCVGRARVIAQILTFAVSMTLERNPLNVRCVIKASIRHHNFKPIRASPPPPPPPPLLEKKTYKWEACDRLVNQNPGPHQRVSTGEKPYKCEVCGKDFSKASNLQVYQRIHTGEKTYKYGMCDKNFSLNSHLQAHQRVHTGERSYKCDTYGKYFTQISHLQVHQRVHTGEKPYKCETCGKGFCRSSHLQAHQRVHTGEKPYRCEECGKGFIWNSYLHVRQRITQERNPINVACVVRPHIFKPIGELEDFNQTSHLQAHWRVHTGDKPYKCFDCGNGFSKSSRLQVR; this comes from the coding sequence ATGAGTTCCTTCACCCAGGAGACAATCTGTATAGGTGTGACATGTGTGGGAAGGGCTCGAGTCATAGCCCAGATCTTAACATTTGCTGTATCAATGACACTGGAGAGAAATCCTCTAAATGTGAGATGTGTGATAAAGGCTTCAATCAGGCATCACAACTTCAAGCCTATcagagcctccccccccccaccccccccacccccgctcctagagaaaaaaacatacaaatgggaGGCATGCGACAGGCTAGTTAATCAGAATCCTGGTCCTCATCAGAGAGTTAgcactggagagaaaccatataAGTGTGAGGTATGTGGGAAGGACTTCAGTAAGGCCTCAAATCTTCAAGTCTATCagagaatccacactggagagaagACATATAAATATGGTATGTGTGATAAGAACTTCAGCCTGAATTCCCACCTTCAGGCCCATcagagagttcacactggagaaagatCATATAAGTGTGACACATATGGTAAGTACTTCACTCAGATTTCCCATCTTCAGGTCCATCAGAGAGTCCATACAGGAGAGAAGCCATACAAATGTGAGACATGTGGTAAGGGCTTTTGTCGGAGTTCACATCTTCAAGCCCATCAGAGAGTCCATACAGGGGAGAAACCCTACAGATGTGAAGAATGTGGGAAAGGCTTCATCTGGAACTCCTATCTTCATGTTCGTCAGAGgatcacacaggagagaaaccctataaatgtGGCATGTGTGGTAAGACCTCATATCTTCAAGCCCATTGGAGAGCTTGAAGACTTCAATCAGACCTCACATCTTCAAGCCCATTGGAGAGTCCATACGGGAGATAAACCCTACAAATGTTTTGACTGTGGTAATGGCTTTAGTAAAAGTTCACGTCTTCAAGTTCGTTAG